The following coding sequences lie in one uncultured Methanobrevibacter sp. genomic window:
- a CDS encoding manganese-dependent inorganic pyrophosphatase, with product MVKTYVFGHKSPDSDTITSSIVMANLENELGNSEAKAYRLGNVNKETEFILNYLDMDAPELLENVEDGANVILVDHNSPAESVDNLENANILKVVDHHKLALETSYPLFLRFEPVGCTETILCKLYEENGVEITKEIATLMLSAIISDTLLLKSPTTTEDDKLAVEKLAKIAEVDAEEYGLEMLKAGTDLSSFTIDEILALDAKQIDFKDVKSIVNQVNTADISDVMAMKDDLEAGINKIIEAEDLDLFMLLITDIVNSNSQVIALGKDAALVEKAYGVKLEDNTVLLEGVVSRKKQVVPIMTENA from the coding sequence ATGGTTAAAACTTATGTTTTTGGACATAAAAGTCCGGATAGTGATACAATCACTTCAAGTATTGTAATGGCAAATTTAGAAAACGAATTAGGAAACAGCGAAGCTAAAGCTTACAGATTAGGAAATGTAAACAAGGAAACCGAATTTATTTTAAACTATTTGGATATGGACGCTCCTGAACTTTTAGAAAATGTTGAAGATGGGGCAAATGTTATTTTGGTTGACCACAACTCTCCTGCTGAATCCGTTGACAATCTGGAAAATGCGAATATCTTAAAAGTTGTTGACCACCATAAATTGGCTTTGGAAACTTCCTATCCGTTATTCTTAAGATTTGAACCTGTTGGATGTACTGAAACTATTTTATGCAAGTTATATGAGGAAAACGGTGTTGAAATTACAAAAGAAATAGCAACACTGATGCTTTCTGCAATCATTTCAGACACTCTTCTTTTAAAATCTCCAACTACAACCGAAGACGATAAGCTGGCTGTTGAAAAGCTTGCAAAAATTGCTGAAGTTGATGCTGAAGAGTATGGTCTTGAAATGCTTAAGGCAGGAACTGACCTGAGCAGTTTCACCATCGATGAAATTTTGGCACTGGATGCTAAACAGATTGATTTCAAAGACGTTAAATCAATTGTAAATCAGGTCAATACCGCAGACATTTCAGATGTGATGGCTATGAAAGATGATTTGGAAGCTGGAATCAACAAGATTATTGAAGCTGAAGACCTTGACTTGTTCATGCTTTTAATCACCGATATCGTTAACAGCAATTCCCAGGTCATTGCATTGGGTAAGGATGCTGCTTTGGTTGAAAAGGCATATGGTGTTAAACTTGAGGACAATACAGTTTTACTCGAAGGTGTTGTCTCACGTAAAAAACAAGTCGTGCCTATCATGACAGAAAATGCATAA
- the mtnA gene encoding S-methyl-5-thioribose-1-phosphate isomerase, protein MKTLEWEDNKLKLIDQRKLPDELTYVYCDNYQDVIVAIKNMTVRGAPAIGVSAAFGMALADIQGVDLDKAADEIKAARPTAVNLFWAVDRVLNSDNPLAEALKMYEEDMATNRAIGKFGAEVIDDGDTVLTHCNAGALACVDYGTALGVFRAARDAGKNINVICDETRPRGQGASLSVWEMQQENIPVKLIPDVASGYLMSQGRIDKVVIGADRIAKGGVVNKVGSFMVALAAKHHNIPFYVAAPYSTFDNEINIYDTVIEERDGDEVRYYGGARICPEGTEVINPAFDITPKELITGIITEKGIIDPI, encoded by the coding sequence ATGAAAACACTTGAATGGGAAGATAATAAATTAAAACTTATTGATCAAAGAAAACTTCCTGATGAGTTAACTTATGTCTACTGTGATAATTATCAGGATGTTATTGTTGCAATTAAAAATATGACTGTACGTGGAGCTCCGGCCATTGGAGTTTCAGCCGCTTTTGGAATGGCACTGGCTGATATTCAGGGTGTTGATTTGGATAAGGCTGCAGATGAAATTAAGGCTGCAAGACCTACTGCAGTAAATCTGTTTTGGGCAGTTGATAGGGTTTTAAACAGTGATAATCCACTCGCAGAAGCACTTAAGATGTATGAGGAGGATATGGCTACAAACAGGGCCATAGGTAAATTCGGTGCAGAAGTCATTGATGACGGTGATACCGTATTGACCCATTGTAATGCCGGCGCCCTTGCATGTGTTGACTATGGAACCGCATTGGGGGTATTTAGGGCTGCACGTGATGCCGGAAAAAACATCAATGTCATATGTGATGAAACAAGACCTCGCGGACAGGGTGCAAGCCTAAGCGTCTGGGAAATGCAGCAGGAAAACATTCCAGTCAAACTGATCCCTGATGTGGCATCAGGATATCTCATGTCTCAAGGAAGGATTGACAAGGTAGTAATCGGTGCAGACAGGATTGCAAAAGGCGGTGTGGTTAACAAGGTAGGTTCATTCATGGTGGCACTGGCCGCAAAGCATCACAACATTCCGTTTTATGTTGCAGCACCATATTCCACTTTTGACAATGAAATAAATATCTACGACACTGTCATCGAAGAAAGAGACGGTGATGAGGTAAGGTATTATGGTGGAGCAAGAATCTGTCCTGAGGGAACCGAGGTGATAAACCCGGCATTTGACATAACTCCAAAGGAACTTATAACCGGAATAATAACCGAAAAGGGCATTATTGACCCAATTTAG
- a CDS encoding class I SAM-dependent methyltransferase family protein, with protein MKCVKVPLKQLNDTRIKLMENGQMNMEYRIKTEEGFGYIPINEDVTGYEIANMELEPMKKVPHNFSELLEDELSHDEIDTLRTSFDTIGDIVILEIPENLEDKKQIIGDAAHKFTKRRSIYMKKSAIKGTTRVRDLEFLSGIDDSVTIHKEHGARLKLDVREVYFSPRLATERKRVMESVKEGERILDMFCGIGPFPIVIARNKNVDITAVDINESAIRYLDENISLNKLKGSITTYCGDVREVSKGFKTKFDRIIMNLPGLAYTFLDVAVDLIEDGGTINYYEFSDSYEQGIKRLTDACLQAGKKVEIINCRKVKSTSPGEWHVAIDGKILYNL; from the coding sequence ATGAAATGTGTAAAAGTTCCATTAAAACAATTAAATGATACCCGTATAAAATTAATGGAAAACGGTCAAATGAATATGGAATATAGAATAAAAACCGAAGAGGGATTCGGATATATTCCCATAAATGAAGACGTCACAGGCTATGAGATAGCAAACATGGAACTGGAGCCTATGAAAAAAGTTCCGCACAACTTTTCAGAACTGCTTGAAGATGAATTGAGCCATGATGAAATCGACACATTAAGAACCTCATTTGACACTATAGGAGACATTGTCATTCTGGAAATTCCCGAAAATCTGGAAGACAAAAAACAGATAATCGGGGATGCAGCACACAAATTCACCAAAAGAAGATCAATTTACATGAAAAAAAGTGCCATCAAAGGAACAACCCGAGTGAGGGATTTGGAATTTCTTTCAGGAATTGATGATTCAGTGACAATCCACAAGGAACATGGTGCACGTCTGAAGCTGGACGTTAGGGAAGTTTACTTTTCACCAAGACTTGCAACCGAAAGAAAACGTGTTATGGAAAGCGTCAAGGAGGGTGAAAGGATTTTGGATATGTTCTGCGGAATTGGTCCATTTCCAATCGTCATTGCTAGAAATAAAAATGTAGATATAACCGCAGTGGATATCAATGAATCAGCAATAAGATATTTGGATGAGAACATTAGCTTAAATAAACTGAAAGGTTCCATCACAACCTACTGCGGCGATGTTCGTGAAGTCAGCAAAGGCTTTAAAACAAAATTTGATAGAATAATAATGAACCTTCCAGGTCTTGCCTATACATTCCTTGATGTTGCGGTCGATTTGATTGAAGATGGTGGAACAATCAATTATTATGAGTTTTCAGACTCATATGAACAGGGAATAAAACGCTTGACTGACGCATGTTTGCAGGCTGGAAAAAAAGTGGAAATAATCAACTGCCGTAAAGTCAAATCAACCTCCCCCGGAGAATGGCATGTGGCAATTGACGGGAAAATATTATACAATTTATAA
- the dph5 gene encoding diphthine synthase, with the protein MFYLVGLGLFDEKDISLKGLECLKNVDKIYAEFFTSRLFGSSFEAIEELVGQKIEVLVRGEVEEEHKFIDEAETSDVALITGGDPLIATTHSDFLVQCSKRGIDFEVIHGSSILSSAPAISGLQGYKFGKVTTIPFPDYNFYPKSPYEAIEENLKSDLHTLVLLDIQAHKDRYMTVNQGLEYLMNIKNDLDREGLIDEDTLAMGIARVGSKDVVVRAGKISELIDFDFGGPLHCIVIPSKLHIVEAEYLVEIAGADSKILDDV; encoded by the coding sequence ATGTTTTATTTAGTTGGATTAGGATTATTTGATGAGAAGGATATTTCCCTTAAGGGTTTGGAATGTCTAAAAAATGTAGATAAGATTTATGCTGAATTTTTCACATCACGTTTATTTGGGTCAAGCTTTGAAGCTATTGAAGAGTTGGTTGGCCAGAAAATTGAAGTATTGGTCAGGGGTGAGGTTGAAGAGGAACACAAGTTCATTGATGAGGCTGAAACTTCCGATGTTGCTTTGATTACTGGAGGGGATCCTCTGATTGCAACAACCCACAGCGACTTTCTGGTTCAGTGTTCCAAAAGGGGAATAGATTTTGAGGTCATTCATGGATCATCAATTCTCTCATCAGCACCAGCCATTTCAGGTCTTCAGGGCTACAAGTTTGGTAAGGTCACTACCATTCCATTTCCGGATTATAACTTCTATCCTAAATCCCCTTATGAGGCCATTGAAGAGAATCTCAAAAGTGACTTGCATACCCTGGTTCTTTTGGATATTCAGGCTCACAAGGACCGTTATATGACTGTCAATCAGGGTTTGGAATATCTGATGAACATTAAAAATGATTTGGACCGTGAGGGTCTGATTGATGAGGACACATTGGCAATGGGCATTGCACGCGTCGGTTCAAAGGATGTTGTTGTCCGTGCGGGCAAAATCAGTGAACTTATCGATTTTGATTTTGGAGGTCCTCTCCATTGCATTGTAATTCCTTCAAAGCTCCATATTGTTGAAGCCGAATATCTGGTTGAAATTGCCGGAGCGGATTCAAAAATACTTGATGATGTTTAA
- a CDS encoding 3-hydroxyacyl-CoA dehydrogenase: MSIKKVVVAGGGVLGSQIALQSAYCGFDVTIWLRSEGSIERAKPKLERFKNIYVDTLEAMKTDKSAYCRGLAKSPETPAEELDKLKQQAQDAYDSLTLTTSYEEAAADADLIIEAIAENPEQKIAFYTELAKYMEEKTILVTNSSTLLPSMFAEHTGRPEKYLSLHFANTIWANNTAEVMGHPGTEQEYYDTVVQFAEDINMIPLKLKKEQPGYILNSLLVPFLNAGQALLANDVADHETIDKTWMLATGAPAGPFHILDIVGLTTAYNIVIMNPEAQDPETTPGKIAKMLKDKIDKGETGINAGKGFYDYS, from the coding sequence ATGAGTATCAAAAAAGTTGTTGTCGCCGGAGGAGGCGTGCTGGGAAGTCAAATTGCACTTCAATCTGCATACTGCGGATTCGATGTTACAATATGGCTTAGAAGTGAAGGATCCATTGAAAGAGCCAAACCAAAACTTGAAAGATTCAAAAACATATATGTTGACACTTTAGAGGCAATGAAAACCGACAAAAGTGCCTACTGCAGAGGTTTGGCAAAGTCACCTGAAACACCTGCCGAAGAGCTCGACAAACTAAAACAACAAGCACAGGATGCATACGACAGTTTGACATTAACTACAAGCTATGAAGAAGCAGCTGCAGATGCTGACTTAATCATTGAAGCAATTGCAGAAAATCCAGAACAGAAAATTGCATTTTATACAGAACTCGCCAAATATATGGAAGAGAAAACCATTTTAGTCACTAACTCCTCAACATTACTTCCATCAATGTTTGCAGAACACACAGGAAGACCTGAAAAATACCTTTCCCTTCACTTTGCAAACACAATTTGGGCGAACAATACCGCAGAGGTAATGGGACACCCTGGAACCGAACAGGAATATTATGACACTGTCGTTCAATTTGCAGAAGACATCAACATGATTCCGTTAAAGCTCAAAAAGGAACAGCCGGGTTACATCCTGAACTCACTTTTGGTTCCGTTCCTTAACGCCGGTCAGGCATTGCTTGCAAATGATGTTGCAGACCATGAAACAATCGATAAAACATGGATGCTGGCCACAGGAGCACCTGCAGGACCATTCCACATTTTAGACATTGTTGGTCTCACCACCGCATACAATATCGTTATCATGAATCCTGAAGCGCAAGACCCTGAAACAACACCGGGTAAAATCGCAAAAATGCTTAAGGATAAAATTGATAAAGGTGAAACCGGTATTAATGCAGGCAAAGGATTTTATGATTATTCATAA
- a CDS encoding GNAT family N-acetyltransferase has translation MEWKLKKFDELTTEELYEILKLRVEIFVVEQDCAYQDLDDKDQCAYHLFLEDGDEIIAVLRILPENVAFEDMAIGRIVVRKSHRGQGIARAMMKRAMEFIVKDLGKRSIRLSGQAYLVDFYEGLGFERVSDEYLEDGIPHFEFLFEC, from the coding sequence ATGGAATGGAAACTGAAGAAATTTGATGAACTGACAACAGAGGAACTCTATGAAATCTTGAAGTTGAGGGTTGAGATCTTTGTTGTCGAACAGGACTGTGCCTATCAGGACCTTGATGATAAGGACCAGTGTGCATATCATCTGTTTTTGGAGGATGGGGATGAAATTATTGCGGTTTTAAGGATTCTTCCGGAAAATGTTGCATTTGAGGATATGGCTATCGGCAGGATTGTGGTCAGGAAGTCCCATAGGGGTCAGGGAATAGCAAGGGCCATGATGAAAAGGGCAATGGAGTTCATTGTCAAAGATTTGGGAAAAAGAAGCATTAGACTTTCAGGTCAGGCTTATCTGGTTGATTTTTATGAGGGCTTGGGTTTCGAAAGAGTATCTGATGAATATCTGGAAGATGGAATACCACATTTCGAGTTCCTTTTTGAATGTTAG
- a CDS encoding archaeosine tRNA-ribosyltransferase: MKKKFEIKSHDGPGRIGKIEDELTPKLFYKNDLKIAPYQGSAHNVDREIAEFNVNETLRLAKENVEECDIAVIQGSKYIDLRIDCMKKLEEIGYNGFIIANGDALLTNPKELVEVIVSLKRQAQKSSYFIFPFAELSFMPILTYMGIDGFLADAANYYSHLNVLQTPTKAYDLNAYPIYEDISQNDLENKNIENMEFVIREIHAHMKNKSLRNLVEERSGTTPQNISTLKILDRTCMDYLLEYTQLF, from the coding sequence ATGAAAAAGAAATTTGAAATCAAATCCCATGACGGACCAGGAAGAATCGGAAAAATCGAAGATGAGTTGACTCCAAAATTATTTTACAAAAATGATTTGAAAATTGCACCCTATCAGGGCTCTGCACATAATGTAGACCGAGAAATAGCCGAGTTCAATGTAAATGAAACATTACGTCTTGCAAAGGAAAATGTTGAAGAATGTGACATAGCAGTCATTCAGGGATCAAAATATATTGATTTAAGAATTGACTGTATGAAAAAACTTGAGGAAATTGGTTACAACGGTTTTATTATTGCAAATGGGGATGCACTTTTGACAAATCCAAAGGAGCTTGTGGAAGTTATCGTATCCCTGAAAAGACAAGCACAAAAAAGCAGTTATTTCATTTTCCCATTTGCAGAACTATCATTCATGCCTATTCTGACATATATGGGGATTGACGGATTTTTAGCTGATGCGGCAAATTACTACAGTCACCTGAATGTGCTTCAAACACCAACCAAGGCATATGATTTAAATGCATATCCCATTTATGAAGACATTTCCCAAAATGATTTAGAAAATAAAAATATTGAAAATATGGAATTTGTTATCCGTGAAATCCATGCACACATGAAAAACAAGTCATTGAGAAATCTTGTTGAGGAAAGATCCGGAACAACCCCTCAAAACATTTCCACATTAAAGATTCTCGACAGAACCTGCATGGACTATCTTCTTGAATACACACAATTATTTTAA
- the hdrC gene encoding CoB--CoM heterodisulfide reductase subunit C, producing MSIINRLKTLFKGDKEESGINNDVSNTSDDVQVTSSKKETVTVVSEPEPVVEAEKAAVEESENSAEDLTSADVDPIDEKVEAFKEEIHEKVEAKKQEIHEKVEAIEDAEEVEDSKNKTTERDKMTLLTDKELLNDSNRDPDFTAEFIDAGIETVKHCFQCGTCSGSCPSGRRTPYKVRQIVRKCLLGLKEEVITDDALWMCTTCYTCQERCLRSVKIVEIIKKARNIAAHAGYMAKPHKMTGVFVINTGHAVPINDAAKALRAKIGLSELPPTTHSYPDALEEVQKLCKLTGFDELIGYDEATGGLKE from the coding sequence ATGTCTATAATAAATCGTCTTAAAACCTTATTTAAAGGTGACAAAGAAGAAAGTGGCATCAATAATGATGTATCAAACACATCTGATGATGTCCAAGTTACATCTTCAAAAAAAGAAACAGTAACTGTTGTTTCTGAGCCTGAACCAGTTGTTGAGGCAGAAAAAGCAGCTGTTGAAGAATCAGAAAACAGTGCTGAGGATTTAACTTCCGCTGACGTCGATCCTATAGATGAAAAAGTTGAAGCTTTCAAGGAAGAAATTCACGAGAAAGTTGAAGCTAAAAAACAAGAAATTCATGAAAAAGTAGAAGCTATAGAAGATGCAGAAGAAGTTGAAGATTCTAAAAATAAAACTACAGAGAGAGATAAAATGACTTTATTGACTGATAAAGAATTATTAAATGATAGTAACCGTGACCCAGATTTCACTGCTGAATTTATTGACGCAGGTATCGAAACTGTTAAACACTGTTTCCAATGTGGTACCTGTAGTGGTAGCTGTCCATCTGGAAGAAGAACTCCTTACAAAGTAAGACAAATCGTCAGAAAATGTTTACTTGGTTTAAAAGAAGAAGTTATCACTGATGATGCTTTATGGATGTGTACTACCTGTTACACTTGCCAAGAAAGATGTCTCAGAAGTGTTAAAATTGTAGAAATTATCAAAAAAGCACGTAACATCGCTGCACACGCAGGTTACATGGCAAAACCTCACAAAATGACTGGTGTATTCGTAATCAATACTGGTCACGCTGTACCTATCAACGATGCTGCAAAAGCTTTAAGAGCTAAAATTGGACTTTCTGAATTGCCACCAACAACTCACAGTTATCCAGATGCATTAGAAGAAGTTCAAAAATTATGTAAACTTACCGGATTTGACGAATTAATCGGTTACGATGAAGCAACCGGCGGATTAAAAGAATAA
- the hdrB gene encoding CoB--CoM heterodisulfide reductase subunit B: MEIAYFLGCIMNNRYPGVEKATRKLFEALDIKLTDMEGASCCPAPGVFGSFDEETWATIAARNLTIAEDMGADIMTECNGCFGSLFECNHMLKENDEKREKINANLAEIGREFKGTTNVKHFAQILRDDVGFEKLASLIEKPLDLNVAVHYGCHFLKPTDEIGIEDQAENPSILDDLVEITGAKSVDYKDKMMCCGAGGGLRARDLDVTTSFTKEKLDHMTEAGVDAIVNVCPFCHMQFDQGQTEVNERYGTDFALPVFHLAQLYGLAMGLSAEELTFDAQKIDATPAIKKALGENAK; encoded by the coding sequence ATGGAAATCGCATACTTCTTAGGTTGTATCATGAACAACCGTTATCCTGGTGTAGAAAAAGCTACCAGAAAATTATTCGAAGCATTAGATATTAAATTAACTGACATGGAAGGAGCATCTTGTTGTCCTGCACCTGGTGTATTCGGATCTTTCGACGAAGAAACCTGGGCTACTATCGCAGCACGTAACTTAACCATTGCTGAAGACATGGGCGCAGACATCATGACCGAATGTAACGGATGTTTCGGTTCATTATTCGAATGTAACCACATGTTAAAAGAAAACGATGAAAAAAGAGAAAAAATTAATGCTAACTTAGCTGAAATCGGTAGAGAATTCAAAGGAACTACTAACGTTAAACACTTTGCTCAAATCTTAAGAGACGATGTAGGATTTGAAAAATTAGCTTCCTTAATCGAAAAACCTTTAGACTTAAATGTAGCTGTACACTACGGTTGCCACTTCTTAAAACCTACTGATGAAATCGGTATCGAAGATCAAGCTGAAAACCCATCTATCTTAGATGACCTTGTAGAAATTACCGGTGCTAAATCTGTAGACTACAAAGACAAAATGATGTGCTGTGGTGCAGGTGGAGGTTTAAGAGCAAGAGATTTAGATGTTACTACCAGTTTCACTAAAGAAAAACTCGACCACATGACTGAAGCAGGCGTAGATGCAATTGTTAACGTATGTCCTTTCTGTCACATGCAATTTGACCAAGGTCAAACTGAAGTAAACGAAAGATACGGAACTGACTTCGCATTACCAGTATTCCACTTAGCTCAATTATACGGATTAGCTATGGGATTATCTGCTGAAGAATTAACTTTCGATGCTCAAAAAATCGACGCAACTCCAGCTATTAAAAAAGCTTTAGGAGAAAACGCTAAATAA
- a CDS encoding DUF749 domain-containing protein, giving the protein MFVATLDGIFKYSDLPEEYEPYVQFKAAIDKRELKPSDEMAILNITGTSTHHVLFLDSYNNVSEIEQELKEADAKINHTTLKIIGGHL; this is encoded by the coding sequence ATGTTTGTAGCAACATTAGATGGTATATTTAAATACTCAGACCTTCCAGAAGAATATGAACCTTATGTTCAATTTAAAGCGGCTATTGATAAAAGAGAACTTAAACCTAGCGATGAAATGGCAATTCTAAACATTACCGGAACTTCCACTCATCACGTATTATTCTTAGATTCATATAATAATGTTAGTGAAATTGAACAAGAACTAAAAGAAGCTGATGCTAAAATCAATCATACAACTTTAAAAATTATAGGTGGACATTTATGA
- a CDS encoding DUF2096 domain-containing protein produces MSLPSEQNWLVLNNLIKDLTKKGYKIPDGINPEMGLIRSSISSYKRDPSHPDLINGLAKAEMSLNNIQASLITLAEEEGEEYVDHWLDLLKQAMQGKEVFKFADSRSKFLVNTPPGMTTGRINLRVPLAEERVQEIAEWNGLIIEYDDDVTIQLHGDKKDLQFGLKEMGSFFLED; encoded by the coding sequence ATGAGCTTACCTTCCGAACAGAATTGGTTAGTTCTCAACAATCTTATTAAGGATTTGACAAAAAAAGGATATAAAATCCCTGATGGAATTAACCCGGAGATGGGGCTGATAAGGTCTTCAATCAGTTCATACAAAAGAGACCCTTCCCATCCAGATTTGATCAACGGTTTGGCAAAAGCTGAAATGTCTTTAAATAATATTCAAGCAAGTCTCATAACTTTGGCTGAAGAAGAGGGAGAAGAATACGTTGACCACTGGCTTGATTTATTAAAACAAGCTATGCAGGGCAAAGAAGTATTCAAATTTGCAGACTCTAGGTCTAAATTTTTAGTTAACACTCCTCCGGGAATGACAACCGGAAGAATCAATTTAAGGGTTCCTTTGGCTGAAGAAAGAGTTCAGGAAATTGCAGAATGGAATGGACTTATCATTGAATATGATGATGATGTAACTATTCAACTGCATGGAGATAAAAAAGATCTTCAATTTGGTTTAAAAGAAATGGGATCTTTCTTTTTAGAAGATTAA
- a CDS encoding metallophosphoesterase, with product MVKILAISDVHGEENENLYTYLNNNEIDLVLILGDITDFGPLDFVETFINKVADCGVDVIAIPGNCDPNGICNAINDVSFCLHNNIIAYGDAILFGFGGSNPTPFDTPGEMDDDKIYRQVYDLLANYDYVYNSEVPKVKILATHAPPFNTEADRVADGEHVGSPGILKSIHEFEPQINICGHIHEAKSLSKIGTTTDVANPGMLKDNGAVLIDVKDGSNYDISIISLEE from the coding sequence ATGGTTAAAATATTGGCTATTAGTGATGTTCATGGCGAAGAAAATGAAAATTTGTACACTTATTTAAATAATAATGAAATAGATTTGGTTTTAATTTTAGGGGATATCACTGACTTTGGACCACTTGACTTTGTTGAAACTTTTATTAACAAGGTTGCCGATTGTGGAGTGGATGTTATAGCGATTCCGGGAAACTGTGACCCTAATGGAATCTGTAACGCTATTAATGATGTTTCATTCTGCCTTCACAACAATATCATTGCTTATGGTGATGCTATTTTATTCGGTTTCGGTGGATCTAATCCTACTCCTTTCGACACTCCTGGAGAAATGGATGATGATAAAATCTACAGGCAAGTCTATGATTTATTAGCTAATTATGATTATGTTTACAATTCAGAAGTTCCAAAAGTTAAGATTTTGGCTACTCATGCTCCACCTTTCAATACTGAAGCGGACAGGGTTGCAGACGGTGAACATGTAGGCAGTCCAGGTATCTTAAAATCCATTCATGAATTTGAACCTCAAATTAACATATGTGGACACATTCACGAAGCAAAATCTCTTAGTAAAATTGGAACTACCACTGATGTAGCAAATCCTGGTATGCTTAAGGATAATGGTGCTGTTTTAATTGATGTTAAAGACGGCTCCAATTATGACATAAGCATTATTTCATTAGAAGAATAG
- a CDS encoding 2-phosphoglycerate kinase, translating to MIWVTGDVDGKKYKEPFSKGIMSRSLNVADIGIERAHKMASDIESYLIQNNITEISSLELAGVVFEHLNSVNPKIAVKYEQWRSLRTSQKPLIILIGGASGVGTSSMAFELANRLRLKNLISTDMIREVMRKIVSKELSPVIHKSSFDAYEAIRTPSIRIDSVIEGFISHVDVVNVGIEAIIERSVKEGISTIIEGVHIVPGFINKDLIEKNNIICFTLTVDDEEAHKQRFYSRCRQPWVKRSLERYMENFETIRKTQRFLVEQAKIHDTRIINNVDINETIEIMVDDILEKFGGVNNVGQKG from the coding sequence ATGATTTGGGTAACCGGTGATGTTGATGGGAAAAAATATAAAGAACCCTTCTCCAAAGGCATTATGTCTCGTTCTCTTAATGTAGCTGATATTGGTATAGAAAGAGCTCATAAAATGGCGAGTGACATTGAATCATATCTGATTCAGAACAATATAACTGAAATTTCCAGTTTGGAGTTGGCCGGTGTTGTTTTCGAACATTTAAACTCAGTCAATCCTAAAATTGCCGTTAAATATGAGCAGTGGAGATCTTTGAGAACTTCACAGAAACCTCTGATTATATTGATTGGGGGAGCATCAGGTGTCGGAACCTCATCCATGGCATTTGAACTTGCAAACAGGCTACGTTTGAAAAACCTTATCAGTACTGATATGATTCGTGAGGTTATGCGTAAAATTGTCTCTAAGGAGTTAAGTCCTGTTATTCACAAATCCAGTTTTGATGCTTATGAAGCTATTAGAACTCCGTCCATCAGAATAGATTCTGTTATTGAGGGATTCATTAGCCATGTCGATGTTGTTAACGTTGGTATTGAGGCAATTATTGAAAGATCTGTTAAAGAAGGTATAAGTACCATTATTGAAGGAGTTCATATAGTTCCAGGTTTCATTAATAAAGATTTAATTGAGAAAAACAATATAATCTGCTTTACTTTAACAGTGGATGATGAGGAAGCTCATAAACAAAGGTTTTATTCAAGATGTAGGCAGCCTTGGGTTAAAAGATCACTTGAAAGATATATGGAAAATTTTGAGACAATAAGGAAAACCCAAAGGTTTTTGGTTGAACAGGCAAAAATTCATGATACACGTATAATTAATAATGTGGATATTAACGAAACTATTGAAATTATGGTGGATGATATTCTCGAAAAATTTGGTGGTGTAAATAATGTTGGACAAAAAGGTTAA
- a CDS encoding CBS domain-containing protein translates to MMLDKKVKEVMTTDVITTTSDIDVVYAFEKLMEHKISSLPVVEDEKLIGFISATDVGHNLILDKYELGTSVGEIMITSIVTISPEDTLETAVKIMTEGTQASGILNQLPVVEGDKLVGIISDGDIIQEIF, encoded by the coding sequence ATAATGTTGGACAAAAAGGTTAAAGAGGTCATGACTACGGATGTAATAACAACAACCTCTGATATTGATGTCGTATATGCATTCGAAAAGTTAATGGAACATAAAATCAGTTCTCTTCCGGTAGTGGAAGATGAAAAGTTAATTGGGTTTATATCTGCAACTGATGTTGGACATAACCTGATTTTAGATAAGTATGAACTTGGTACCAGTGTTGGAGAAATAATGATTACTTCAATTGTTACAATTTCTCCGGAGGATACTCTTGAAACAGCTGTCAAAATCATGACAGAGGGTACACAGGCATCTGGTATATTGAATCAGCTTCCAGTAGTTGAAGGGGATAAATTAGTCGGAATTATTTCTGATGGAGATATCATTCAGGAAATATTTTAA